The genome window GTCTGCCCCATGAGAATAACCTGGGGCATTACCTGCTTGGCTACCTTTTCCATGACGACGATATAAGAGTCGGTCTGGTAGTCCGCGAGCAGAGGGTCATCAACGACGTATACCTTGTCCGCCCCCAGGGCAATGGCTTCCTGGGCTAAATCACTTACTCCGCTGCCCAACAGGGCTACGCTCAGTTCCTGTCCCAGGTCATCAGCCGTCTTCCGTCCACAACCCAGAAGCTCAGCGGCTATGCTGCTGATTTTTCCTTCAGTGACTTCGCCATAAATCATAACACCTTTATTGTCAGACATTAATTTAACCCCCTTAATTTAAACTGGTAACAGTTTCACTTCGCATGATTTAGCCAGGTCTTGTTTACAGTATCTTGGCTTCTCTCAGTTTCATGGCGAGCTTGAGGGCGGCATCTTCCGGATTTTCTCCTTCTATCAACTCGCACTTGCCTTCAAAGACCGGCTGGAACAGTTTGACTATCTTGGTTCTCCGTCCGGAGGTGCCAATCTGGGATGTTTCCGCGCCTATGTCAGCCGGTTTCCAGACCACGGGTTCCATGCGCTTGGCGGCCATAATACCCTTGATAGTGGGGTAGCGGGCTTCACCAAGCTCGTTGGTTACCGTGATTACGGCTGGCAGAGATACCTCGACGACTTCATAGCCATCGGTGGTAAGCCGCTCGACCCGTGCCTTACTATCGGTGACGTCTATTTTCTTGGCCAGGGTTACACTGGGCAGCCCCAGTATCTCGGCGATGGCTGAGCCTACCTGCCCGGTATCCCAGTCAGCCGCCTGACGGCCGCAGAAGATGATGTCATACTCGCCTATTTTCTTGATTGCCATCGCCAGGGCATAAGCGGTTGACCAGCTATCACCCTCACTGAAGGCTTCGTCTTCGAGCAGGACAAGCTGGTCAGCTCCCATTGATAGCGGTTTTTTGACCACGTCCCTGAGCAGGTTAACACCCAGGCTCAGCGCTGTGACCTTACCGCCTTTGGCGTCCTTAATTCTGAGCGCCGCCTCAATGGCGTTCTCATCGAACGGGCTGATTACCGGTGGCACTCCCTGAGGTGGTATTACTTTGTTGGTTGCGGAATCGACTCTGAAACTGGCCGGTGGCGCTTCAGGGTCAGTCACCTGCTTGCAGCAAACAATCATGTTCATCGCGTGCCTGTTCCTCCTTGTAAATTATTATAAAGTTGGCTCTCCGGGTTGGGGTAAAACCCAATTGTTTAATCTAGCATCAAATGGGTTTTGGAGTCAAGCTGTTAGCCGGGTGGCCTCTGCAAAAAGAGTCAGATTCACCACCCGGTCAATACCGCCTAAGTCCGGCGTTACGGCTATCCCGGCCACAGGAAAGAGGTCGCGCAGCAGGGTGATTACCGGCGCTTCCTGCCCCTGTCCAATTTCCAGGAGCAGGTGACCGCCGGGCTTAAGTTTATCACCGACCTGCGTGCATAGCCGGCGTATCTTCTCCAGACCGTCCGTACCACCGTTTAACGCCAGGTGTGGCTCGAAGTCCCGCGTGTTTACCTGCGCCAGCTCGGATTCCTTGATATAAGGTAGATTGGCTACTATCAGGTCAGCAGGCTCAGGCAGAGGGTCGAGCATATCGCCTGCTAAGAGGCGGATTTTGTCGCTCACCCCGTGCCTCCGGCAGTTAACCAGGGCGACTTCAAGGGCGGCGGTTGATACATCGGTGGCATAGATTTTGACACAGGGCAGGTTTAGCGCCAGGCTGACGGCGATGGCGCCACAGCCGGTACCGATATCAGCGATGGCGGCGATACTCCGGTACTGAGCCAGTTCCAGGGCTTTTTCGACCAGTAGCTCGCTTTCCGGCCTG of Dehalococcoidales bacterium contains these proteins:
- a CDS encoding electron transfer flavoprotein subunit beta/FixA family protein, producing MNMIVCCKQVTDPEAPPASFRVDSATNKVIPPQGVPPVISPFDENAIEAALRIKDAKGGKVTALSLGVNLLRDVVKKPLSMGADQLVLLEDEAFSEGDSWSTAYALAMAIKKIGEYDIIFCGRQAADWDTGQVGSAIAEILGLPSVTLAKKIDVTDSKARVERLTTDGYEVVEVSLPAVITVTNELGEARYPTIKGIMAAKRMEPVVWKPADIGAETSQIGTSGRRTKIVKLFQPVFEGKCELIEGENPEDAALKLAMKLREAKIL
- the prmC gene encoding peptide chain release factor N(5)-glutamine methyltransferase, which encodes MTVKEALIHAREVLAAGNIEDSALEAELLLRCALGRNRVQLYQGFDRQLSPEQNKMFQDLVRRRLNREPTAYITGHREFYGIDFYVNPAVLIPRPESELLVEKALELAQYRSIAAIADIGTGCGAIAVSLALNLPCVKIYATDVSTAALEVALVNCRRHGVSDKIRLLAGDMLDPLPEPADLIVANLPYIKESELAQVNTRDFEPHLALNGGTDGLEKIRRLCTQVGDKLKPGGHLLLEIGQGQEAPVITLLRDLFPVAGIAVTPDLGGIDRVVNLTLFAEATRLTA